A genomic window from Thunnus thynnus chromosome 12, fThuThy2.1, whole genome shotgun sequence includes:
- the LOC137194639 gene encoding tripartite motif-containing protein 16-like encodes MAQQGAQLDGAKFCCSICLDLLKDPVAIPCGHSYCMSCIKSFWDGEDEKKIHSCPQCRQTFTPRPVLVKNTMLADLMEELKKTGLQAAPADHCYAGPADVACDVCTGRKLKALKSCLVCLVSYCEKHLQPHYNVGQLKKHKLVDPSKKLQENVCSRHDEVMKMFCRTDQQSICYLCPVDEHKGHDTVSAAAERTERQRELEVSRQNIQQRIQDREKDVKLLQQEVEAVSRSADKAVEDSEKIFTELIHLIQKRSSDVKQQIRSQQETEVSRVKELQEKLEQEITELKRKDAELEQFSHTEDHNQFLHNYPSLSQLSEPTDSSSINIRPLRYFEDVTAAVSELRDQLQDILREKWTNISLTVTDVDVLLSEAEPKTRAGFLKYACEIKLDPNTANTRLLLSEGNRKASSMRQKQSYSSHPDRFTVWRQVLSRESLTGRCYWEVEWSGGGVGVAVAYKNISRTGTSDECRFGLNDKSWALYCYTDTYTFFYNNISTSVSGPRSSRVGVYLDHSAGILSFYSVSETMTLLHRVQTTFTQPLYAGLWLYNYGDTAEFCKLK; translated from the coding sequence ATGGCGCAGCAAGGAGCTCAGCTGGACGGAGCAAAATTCTgctgttcgatctgtctggatctactgaaggatccggtggctattccctgtggacacagttactgcatgagctgtattaaaagcttctgggatggagaggatgagaagaaaatccacagctgccctcagtgcagacagaccttcacaccgaggcctgtcctggtgaaaaacaccatgttagcagatttaatggaggagctgaagaagactggactccaagctgctcctgctgatcactgctatgctggacctgcagatgtggcctgtgatgtctgcactgggaggaagctgaaagccctcaagtcctgtctggtgtgtctggttTCTTATtgtgagaaacacctccagCCTCACTACAATGTAggtcaattaaaaaaacacaagctggtcgacccctccaagaagctccaggagaacgtctgctctcgtcatgatgaggtgatgaagatgttctgccgtactgatcagcagagtatctgttatctctgccctgtagatgaacataaaggccacgacacagtctcagctgcagcagaaaggactgagaggcagagagagctcgaggtgagtcgacaaaacatccagcagagaatccaggacagagagaaagatgtgaagctgcttcaacaggaggtggaggccgtcagtcgctctgctgataaagcagtggaggacagtgagaagatcttcactgagctgatccatctcatccagaaaagaagctctgatgtgaagcagcagatcagatcccagcaggaaactgaagtgagtcgagtcaaagagcttcaggagaagctggagcaggagatcactgagctgaagaggaaagacgctgaactggagcagttctcacacacagaggatcacaaccagtttctacacaactacccctcactgtcacaactcagtgaacctacagactcatccagcatcaatatccgtcctctgagatactttgaggatgtgacagcagctgtgtcagagctcagagatcaactacaggacatcctgagggagaaatggacaaacatctcactgacagtgactgatgtggacgttttactgtcagaagcagaacccaagaccagagctggatTCTTAAAATATGCATGTGAAATCAAACTGGATCCAAATACAGCAAACACACGTttgttattatctgaggggaacagaaaagcatcatccatgagacaaaaacagtcttattctagtcacccagacagattcactgttTGGcgtcaggtcctgagtagagagagtctgactggacgttgttactgggaggtggagtggagcgGGGGAGGAGTTGGTGTAGCAGttgcatacaagaatatcagcagaacaGGGACGTCGGATGAATGTAGATTTGGACTCAATGACAAATCTTGGGCTTTATATTGTTACACTGACacttatacatttttttacaacaaCATCTCAACTTCCGTCTCAGGTCCtcgttcctccagagtaggagtgtatcTGGATCACAgtgcaggtattctgtccttctacagcgtctctgaaaccatgactctcctccacagagtccagaccacattcactcagcctctctatgctggactttggCTTTATAATTATGGAGACACAGCTGAGTtctgtaaactcaaatag
- the LOC137194645 gene encoding histone H3, which yields MARTKQTARKSTGGKAPRKQLATKAARKSAPATGGVKKPHRYRPGTVALREIRRYQKSTELLIRKLPFQRLVREIAQDFKTDLRFQSSAVMALQEASEAYLVGLFEDTNLCAIHAKRVTIMPKDIQLARRIRGERA from the coding sequence atggcAAGAACCAAGCAGACCGCCCGTAAATCTACCGGAGGCAAAGCCCCCAGAAAGCAGCTGGCCACCAAGGCTGCCCGTAAGAGCGCCCCGGCCACCGGCGGCGTCAAGAAGCCTCACCGTTACAGGCCCGGTACCGTGGCTCTCAGAGAGATCCGTCGCTACCAGAAATCTACTGAGCTGCTGATCCGCAAGCTGCCCTTCCAGCGCCTGGTCAGAGAAATCGCTCAGGATTTCAAGACCGACCTGCGCTTCCAGAGCTCCGCTGTCATGGCTCTGCAGGAGGCCAGCGAGGCTTACCTGGTCGGCCTGTTCGAGGACACCAATCTGTGCGCCATCCACGCCAAGAGGGTCACCATCATGCCCAAAGACATCCAGCTGGCCCGTCGTATCCGTGGAGAGAGAGCTTAA
- the LOC137194647 gene encoding histone H2A-like yields the protein MSGRGKTGGKVRAKAKTRSSRAGLQFPVGRVHRLLRKGNYAERVGAGAPVYLAAVLEYLTAEILELAGNAARDNKKTRIIPRHLQLAVRNDEELNKLLGGVTIAQGGVLPNIQAVLLPKKTEKPAKK from the coding sequence ATGAGTGGAAGAGGCAAAACCGGAGGCAAAGTCCGCGCTAAGGCAAAGACCCGCTCTTCTCGTGCCGGGCTCCAGTTCCCAGTCGGTCGTGTTCACAGGCTGCTGCGCAAAGGCAACTATGCGGAGCGTGTGGGTGCCGGCGCCCCCGTCTACCTGGCGGCTGTGCTGGAGTACCTAACCGCTGAGATCCTGGAGCTGGCTGGAAACGCTGCCCGCGACAACAAGAAGACCAGGATCATCCCCCGTCACCTGCAGCTGGCTGTCCGCAACGACGAGGAGCTCAACAAACTCCTGGGCGGAGTGACCATCGCTCAGGGCGGCGTGCTGCCCAACATCCAGGCTGTCCTGCTGCCCAAGAAGACCGAGAAGCCCGCCAAGAAGTAA
- the LOC137194643 gene encoding histone H1-like: protein MAEVAPAPAAAPAKAAKKKVSKPKKTGPSVSELIVKAVAASKERSGVSAAALKKALAAGGYDVEKNKARVKTAIKSLVAKGTLVQTKGTGASGSFKMNKKVETKAKKPAKKAAPKAKKPAAKKPAAAKKPKTAAAKKTAAAKKSPKKVKKPAAAKKAAKSPKKATKSPKKVAKKAPAAKKAPAKKVAKPKAKKAAPKKK from the coding sequence ATGGCAGAAGTAGCTCCAGCTCCCGCCGCCGCCCCGGCTAAAGCCGCCAAGAAGAAGGTTTCCAAGCCGAAGAAGACTGGCCCCAGCGTCAGCGAGCTCATTGTTAAGGCTGTGGCCGCATCCAAGGAGCGGAGCGGCGTGTCTGCAGCCGCCCTCAAGAAGGCTCTGGCTGCTGGAGGTTACGATGTGGAGAAGAACAAGGCCCGCGTCAAGACCGCCATCAAGAGCCTGGTGGCCAAGGGGACTCTGGTCCAGACCAAGGGGACCGGGGCCTCCGGCTCCTTCAAGATGAACAAGAAGGTTGAAACCAAGGCCAAGAAGCCCGCAAAGAAAGCTGCTCCTAAAGCCAAGAAGCCCGCCGCCAAGAAACCCGCAGCGGCTAAGAAGCCCAAGACAGCGGCAGCCAAGAAGACAGCAGCTGCTAAGAAATCCCCCAAGAAGGTCAAGAAGCCCGCAGCGGCCAAGAAAGCAGCCAAGAGCCCCAAGAAGGCCACCAAGAGTCCCAAGAAAGTGGCCAAAAAGGCTCCTGCAGCCAAGAAAGCCCCCGCAAAGAAGGTGGCCAAACCCAAAGCCAAGAAGGCAGCACCCAAGAAGAAGTGA
- the LOC137194652 gene encoding histone H4 has translation MSGRGKGGKGLGKGGAKRHRKVLRDNIQGITKPAIRRLARRGGVKRISGLIYEETRGVLKVFLENVIRDAVTYTEHAKRKTVTAMDVVYALKRQGRTLYGFGG, from the coding sequence ATGAGTGGTAGAGGAAAAGGCGGTAAGGGACTCGGTAAAGGAGGCGCTAAGCGTCACCGTAAAGTCCTCCGTGATAACATCCAGGGAATCACCAAGCCCGCCATCCGTCGTCTGGCTCGCCGTGGCGGTGTGAAGCGTATCTCCGGTCTGATCTACGAGGAGACCCGCGGAGTGTTGAAGGTGTTCCTGGAGAATGTGATCCGTGATGCCGTCACCTACACCGAGCATGCCAAGAGGAAGACCGTGACCGCCATGGATGTGGTTTATGCTCTGAAGAGGCAGGGACGCACTCTGTACGGCTTCGGAGGTTAA
- the LOC137194650 gene encoding histone H2B 3-like yields the protein MPDPVKAPKKGSKKAVSKATKTGKKKRKTRKESYAIYVYKVLKQVHPDTGISSKAMGIMNSFVGDIFERIAGEASRLAHYNKRSTITSREIQTAVRLLLPGELAKHAVSEGTKAVTKYTSSK from the coding sequence ATGCCTGATCCAGTTAAGGCCCCGAAAAAAGGCTCCAAGAAGGCCGTGTCTAAAGCCACCAAGACCggcaagaagaagagaaagaccaGGAAGGAGAGCTACGCCATCTACGTGTACAAGGTGCTGAAGCAGGTCCACCCCGACACCGGCATCTCCTCCAAGGCCATGGGCATCATGAACTCCTTTGTTGGGGACATCTTCGAGCGCATCGCCGGTGAGGCTTCCCGCCTTGCTCACTACAACAAGCGCTCCACCATCACCTCCAGGGAGATCCAGACCGCCGTCCGCCTGCTGCTGCCCGGTGAGCTGGCCAAACACGCCGTGTCTGAGGGCACCAAGGCTGTCACCAAGTACACCAGCTCCAAGTAA
- the LOC137194640 gene encoding tripartite motif-containing protein 16-like produces MAQQGAQMNGAKFCCSICLNLLKDPVAIPCGHSYCMSCIKGFWDGEDKKKIHICPQCRQTFTPRPVLVKNTMLADLVEELKKTGLQSAPADHCYAGPEDVACDVCTGRKMKALKSCLVCLVSYCEKHLQPHYESVAFEKHKLVDPSKKLQENICCHHGEVMKMFCRTDQQSICYLCSLDEHKGHNIVSAAVERTERQRELEVSRQNIQQRIQDREKDVKLLQQEVEAVSRSADKAVEDSEKIFTELIRLIQKRSSDVKQQIRSQQETEVSRVKELQEKLEQEITELKRKDAELKQLSHTEDHNQFLHNYPSLSQLSEPTDSSSINIRPLNYFEDVTAAVSELRDKLQDILREKWTNISLTMSLSQPEPKTRAEFLKYSCEITMDPNTAFTNLLLSEGNRKAMPTGLQSYSSHPDRFTRWCQVLSRESLTGCCYWEVELRGEQVYVAVAYKNISRTGDESKCGHNDKSWALDCYTNGYNFVFNNVSTSVSGPRSSRVGVYLDHRAGILSFYSVSKTMTLLHRVQTTFTQPLYAGLWFNYIGDTAEFCKLK; encoded by the coding sequence ATGGCGCAGCAAGGTGCTCAGATGAACGGAGCAAAATTCTGCTGTTCAATTTGTCTgaatctactgaaggatccggtggctattccctgtggacacagctactgcatgagctgtattaaaggtTTCTGGGATGgagaagataaaaagaaaatccacaTCTGCCcccagtgcagacagaccttcacaccgaggcctgtcctggtgaaaaacaccatgttagcagatttagtggaggagctgaagaagactggactccaatctgctcctgctgatcactgctatgctggacctgaagatgtggcctgtgatgtctgcactgggaggaagatgaaagctctcaagtcctgtctggtgtgtctggttTCTTATTGTGAGAAACACCTCCAACCTCATTATGAATCCGTTGCATTtgaaaaacacaagctggtcgacccctccaagaagctccaggagaacatctgctgtCATCATggtgaggtgatgaagatgttctgccgtactgatcagcagagtatctgttatctctgctctttagatgaacataaaggccacaaCATAGTCTCAGCCGCAgtagaaaggactgagaggcagagagagctcgaggtgagtcgacaaaacatccagcagagaatccaggacagagagaaagatgtgaagctgcttcaacaggaggtggaggccgtcagtcgctctgctgataaagcagtggaggacagtgagaagatcttcactgagctgatccgtctcatccagaaaagaagctctgatgtgaagcagcagatcagatcccagcaggaaactgaagtgagtcgagtcaaagagcttcaggagaagctggagcaggagatcactgagctgaagaggaaagacgctgaactgaagcagctctcacacacagaggatcacaaccagtttctacacaactacccctcactgtcacaactcagtgaacctacagactcatccagcatcaatatccgtcctctgaactactttgaggatgtgacagcagctgtgtcagaacTCAGGGAtaaactacaggacatcctgagggagaaatggacaaacatctcactgacaatGAGTCTGTCACAACCAGAGCCaaagaccagagctgagttcttaaaatattcatgtgaaatcacaatggatccaaacacagcattcacaaatctgttattatctgaggggaacagaaaagcaatgCCAACAGGTCTACAATCttattctagtcacccagacagattcactcgATGGtgtcaggtcctgagtagagagagtctgactggatgttgttactgggaggtggagttgAGAGGTGAACAAGTTTatgtagcagtcgcatacaagaatatcagcagaacaGGAGATGAATCAAAATGTGGACACAATGACAAATCTTGGGCTTTAGATTGTTACACTAACGGTTATAATTTTGTGTTCAACAATGTCTCAACTTCAGTCTCAGGTCCtcgttcctccagagtaggagtgtatctggatcacagagcaggtattctgtccttctacagcgtctctaAAACCATGAccctcctccacagagtccagaccacattcactcagcctctctatgctggactttggTTTAATTATATTGGAGACACAGCTGAATtctgtaaactcaaatag
- the LOC137194653 gene encoding histone H4: protein MSGRGKGGKGLGKGGAKRHRKVLRDNIQGITKPAIRRLARRGGVKRISGLIYEETRGVLKVFLENVIRDAVTYTEHAKRKTVTAMDVVYALKRQGRTLYGFGG, encoded by the coding sequence ATGAGTGGTAGAGGCAAAGGCGGTAAGGGACTCGGTAAAGGAGGCGCTAAGCGTCACCGTAAAGTCCTCCGTGATAACATCCAGGGAATCACCAAGCCCGCCATCCGCCGTCTGGCTCGCCGTGGCGGTGTGAAGCGTATCTCCGGTCTGATCTACGAAGAGACCCGCGGAGTGTTGAAGGTGTTCCTGGAGAATGTGATCCGTGATGCCGTCACCTACACCGAGCATGCCAAGAGGAAGACCGTGACCGCCATGGATGTGGTTTATGCTCTGAAGAGGCAGGGACGCACTCTGTACGGCTTCGGAGGTTAA
- the LOC137194649 gene encoding histone H2B 3-like, giving the protein MPDPVKAPKKGSKKAVSKATKTGKKKRKTRKESYAIYVYKVLKQVHPDTGISSKAMGIMNSFVGDIFERIAGEASRLAHYNKRSTITSREIQTAVRLLLPGELAKHAVSEGTKAVTKYTSSK; this is encoded by the coding sequence ATGCCTGATCCAGTTAAGGCCCCGAAGAAAGGGTCCAAGAAGGCCGTGTCTAAAGCCACCAAGACCggcaagaagaagagaaagaccaGGAAGGAGAGCTACGCCATCTACGTGTACAAGGTGTTGAAACAGGTCCACCCCGACACCGGCATCTCCTCCAAGGCCATGGGCATCATGAACTCCTTTGTTGGGGACATCTTTGAGCGCATCGCCGGTGAGGCTTCCCGCCTTGCTCACTACAACAAGCGCTCCACCATCACCTCCAGGGAGATCCAGACCGCCGTCCGCCTGCTGCTGCCCGGTGAGCTGGCCAAACACGCCGTGTCTGAGGGCACCAAGGCCGTCACCAAGTACACCAGCTCCAAGTAA
- the LOC137194641 gene encoding tripartite motif-containing protein 16-like, with amino-acid sequence MAQQGAQLDGEKFCCSICLDLLKDPVTIPCGHSYCMNCIKGFWDEENEKKIYSCPQCRQTFTPRPVLVKNTMLADLMEELKKTGLQAAPADHCYAGPEDVACDVCTGRKMKALKSCLVCLISYCEKHLQLHYNVGQLKKHKLVDPSKKLQENICSRHDEVMKMFCRTDQLCICYLCPVDEHKGHDTVSAAAERTERQRELEVSRQNIQQRIQDREEDVKLLQQEVEAVSRSADKAVEDSEKIFTELIRLIQKRSSDVKQQIRSQQETEVSRVKELQEKLEQEITELKRKDAELKQFSHTEDHNQFLHNYPSLSQLSEPTDSSSINIRPLSYFEDVTAAVSELRDQLQDILREKWTNISLAVTDVDVLLPQPEPKTRAEFLKYSCEITLDPNTANTYLLLSEENRKATFMSQQQSYSSHPDRFTTCCQVLSRASLTERCYWEVEWRGRGVCVAVAYKNISRTGNKCGFGRNDKSWAFDCYINSYSCFYNNVSTPVSGPRSSRLGVYLDHRAGILSFYSVSETMTLLHRVQTTFTQPLYAGLWLCYFYGDTAEFCKLK; translated from the coding sequence ATGGCGCAGCAAGGAGCTCAGCTGGACGGAGAAAAATTCTgctgttcgatctgtctggatctactgaaggatccggtgactattccctgtggacacagctactgcatgaacTGTATTAAAGGTTTCTGGGATgaagaaaatgagaagaaaatctacagctgccctcagtgcagacagaccttcacaccgaggcctgtcctggtgaaaaacaccatgttagcagatttaatggaggagctgaagaagactggactccaagctgctcctgctgatcactgctatgctggacctgaagatgtggcctgtgatgtctgcactgggaggaagatgaaagccctcaagtcctgtctggtgtgtctgatctcttactgtgagaaacacctccagCTTCACTACAATGTAggtcaattaaaaaaacacaagctggtcgacccctccaagaagctccaggagaacatctgctctcgtcatgatgaggtgatgaagatgttctgccgtactgatcagctgtgtatctgttatctctgccctgtggatgaacataaaggccacgacacagtctcagctgcagcagaaaggactgagaggcagagagagctcgaggtgagtcgacaaaacatccagcagagaatccaggacagagaggaagatgtgaagctgcttcaacaggaggtggaggccgtcagtcgctctgctgataaagcagtggaggacagtgagaagatcttcactgagctgatccgtctcatccagaaaagaagctctgatgtgaagcagcagatcagatcccagcaggaaactgaagtgagtcgagtcaaagagcttcaggagaagctggagcaggagatcactgagctgaagaggaaagacgctgaactgaagcagttctcacacacagaggatcacaaccagtttctacacaactacccctcactgtcacaactcagtgaacctacagactcatccagcatcaatatccgtcctctgagctactttgaggatgtgacagcagctgtgtcagagctcagagatcaactacaggacatcctgagggagaaatggacaaacatctcactggcAGTGACTGATGTGGACGTTTTACTGCCAcaaccagaacccaagaccagagctgagttcttaaaatattcatgtgaaatcacactggatccaaacacagcaaacacatatctgttattatctgaggagaacagaaaagcaacattcatgagtcaacaacagtcttattctagtcACCCGGATAGATTCACTACATGTTGTCAGGTCCTGAGCAGAGCGAGTCTGACTgaacgttgttactgggaggtggagtggagagggagaggagttTGTGTAGCAGttgcatacaagaatatcagcagaacaGGGAATAAATGTGGATTTGGACGCAATGACAAATCTTGGGCTTTTGATTGTTACATTAAcagttattcatgtttttacaacAATGTCTCAACTCCCGTCTCAGGTCCTCGTTCCTCCAGACTAGGAGTGTatctggatcacagagcaggtattctgtccttctacagcgtctctgaaaccatgactctcctccacagagtccagaccacattcactcagcctctctatgctggactttggCTTTGCTATTTTTATGGAGACACAGCTGAGTtctgtaaactcaaatag